A window of Microcystis aeruginosa FD4 contains these coding sequences:
- the pta gene encoding phosphate acetyltransferase translates to MTNSLYISTTATGSGKALVALGIIDLILRKTNKVAFFQPIVLDCSQGHRDEDIDLILNYFKLEQTYEEAFGLCYDEVKDLLVQQKFDEIIEKIIKKFKNLEKKYDFILCEGSDYLQENSAFEFELNTEIAKNLGHPILILGNAYHRSIEDALSPILISCDTYQDKACTVIGIIINQAEEEKIDELRKTLTRIFPPQEYALGVIPHNAKLSSPRVAEIAQQLEAKVLYGQQRLDSLASNFLVVAMQMQNALERIKEDSLIITPWDRGDVIIGMLQAHESANYPQLAGIVLTAGHILNPSIARLIEGLPDPLPILSVTTDTYTTAERIHDVRTTLTSTDYDKINLSLQLFHNNINLDRLEAQIRTLRTQGITPKMFTYNLVQQAKAQKRHIVLAEGTEPRILQAATVLIEQDIVDLTLLGQPDEIAMVIKKHGITLDLDRLQIINPVASPHFESYVQTLYEARKAKGMNLDLARDYAEDVSYFGTLMVYQGDADGMVSGAVHTTQHTIRPALQIIKTKPDCAIVSSVFFMCLEDRVLVYGDCAVNPDPSAEELAEIALSSAETAQKFGIEPRIALLSYSSGQSGQGEDVEKVRQATKIAREKRPDLKLEGPIQYDAAVDKEVAAQKMPGSEVAGQATVFIFPDLNTGNNTYKAVQRETKALAIGPILQGLKKPVNDLSRGCTVPDIINTVVITAIQSQSF, encoded by the coding sequence ATGACTAACTCTTTATATATCAGCACGACGGCAACGGGAAGCGGTAAAGCGTTAGTAGCTTTAGGAATTATCGACTTAATTCTCCGCAAAACTAATAAAGTTGCTTTTTTCCAGCCAATTGTTCTCGACTGTTCCCAAGGTCATCGAGACGAAGACATTGACTTAATCCTCAATTATTTTAAATTAGAACAAACCTACGAAGAGGCCTTCGGTTTATGTTACGACGAAGTGAAGGATTTATTGGTACAACAAAAATTTGATGAAATCATCGAAAAAATCATCAAAAAGTTTAAAAACTTAGAAAAAAAATATGATTTTATCCTCTGTGAAGGTTCCGATTATCTGCAAGAAAATTCCGCCTTTGAATTTGAACTAAATACAGAAATCGCCAAAAATCTCGGCCATCCCATCTTAATATTAGGTAATGCCTACCATCGCAGTATCGAAGATGCCCTTAGTCCGATACTGATTTCCTGCGACACCTACCAAGATAAAGCTTGTACGGTGATTGGGATTATTATCAATCAAGCTGAAGAGGAAAAAATAGACGAATTACGGAAAACCCTCACTAGAATTTTCCCCCCCCAAGAATATGCCCTAGGAGTGATTCCCCACAATGCTAAACTTAGCAGCCCGCGAGTGGCAGAAATCGCCCAACAATTAGAGGCAAAAGTTCTCTACGGACAGCAGAGATTAGATAGTTTAGCCAGTAACTTTCTGGTGGTGGCCATGCAGATGCAAAATGCCCTAGAGCGGATAAAGGAAGATAGCTTAATTATCACCCCTTGGGATCGCGGCGATGTGATTATCGGGATGTTACAGGCCCACGAATCGGCCAATTATCCCCAATTAGCCGGTATAGTCTTAACAGCAGGTCATATTCTCAATCCTTCGATCGCCCGTTTAATTGAAGGTTTGCCCGATCCCTTACCGATTCTCTCCGTCACCACCGATACCTACACCACGGCCGAACGCATCCACGATGTGCGGACTACCCTGACCTCGACGGACTACGATAAAATTAACCTCAGTCTGCAGCTTTTTCACAATAACATCAATCTCGATCGCCTAGAAGCGCAAATTCGCACTTTGCGGACCCAGGGGATTACCCCGAAGATGTTCACCTATAATCTCGTACAACAGGCCAAAGCGCAAAAACGTCACATCGTTTTGGCCGAGGGGACTGAACCGCGCATCCTCCAGGCAGCCACAGTTTTAATCGAACAGGATATCGTCGATTTAACCCTCTTGGGACAACCGGACGAGATCGCAATGGTGATTAAAAAACATGGTATCACTCTCGATCTCGATCGCCTGCAAATTATTAACCCCGTGGCTAGTCCCCATTTTGAAAGCTATGTGCAGACCCTCTACGAAGCGAGAAAAGCCAAGGGAATGAATCTCGATCTGGCCCGGGATTATGCAGAGGATGTCTCCTATTTTGGCACTTTAATGGTGTATCAAGGCGATGCTGATGGTATGGTATCGGGGGCAGTGCATACCACTCAACACACGATTAGGCCTGCACTCCAGATTATCAAAACTAAGCCCGATTGTGCGATCGTCTCCTCGGTCTTTTTTATGTGTTTAGAGGATCGAGTCTTGGTCTATGGGGATTGTGCGGTGAATCCCGACCCCAGTGCCGAGGAATTAGCCGAAATCGCCCTATCTTCTGCCGAAACCGCCCAAAAATTCGGAATTGAACCGCGAATCGCCCTGCTTTCCTATTCTTCGGGTCAATCGGGCCAGGGAGAAGACGTGGAAAAAGTACGACAAGCGACCAAAATCGCTAGGGAAAAACGCCCCGATTTGAAGCTAGAAGGGCCAATTCAGTACGATGCGGCAGTAGATAAGGAAGTAGCCGCCCAAAAAATGCCCGGGTCAGAGGTGGCGGGCCAAGCGACGGTGTTTATTTTTCCTGACCTGAATACAGGTAATAATACCTATAAAGCCGTGCAGCGGGAAACGAAAGCTTTAGCGATTGGTCCAATCCTACAGGGATTAAAAAAACCTGTCAATGATCTCAGTCGCGGTTGTACCGTTCCCGATATTATCAATACGGTGGTAATCACAGCAATTCAATCCCAATCTTTTTGA
- a CDS encoding type II toxin-antitoxin system VapC family toxin, whose translation MKSALIDTHVFIWLAEDDPILPVSLRDSLENTDNVFVSIASFWEISIKVKIGKLSLCSDFENLDTRFAATRFKLLPILFVTFSHI comes from the coding sequence ATGAAGAGTGCTTTAATAGATACTCATGTCTTTATCTGGTTAGCTGAGGATGACCCGATTTTGCCTGTTTCGCTGCGAGATAGTCTTGAAAATACCGATAATGTTTTTGTAAGTATTGCTAGTTTTTGGGAAATATCGATCAAGGTAAAAATTGGTAAACTCTCTCTCTGTTCTGACTTTGAGAATCTTGACACTCGTTTCGCAGCAACAAGATTTAAGTTATTACCTATCCTATTCGTGACTTTCTCTCACATATAG
- a CDS encoding DUF2281 domain-containing protein, with translation MSIDSALKNIVENMPDALKTELLHYAEYLITKSDQTEEDKQAAKESVTVKRTLAGSMKGTFVLPLANDFDAP, from the coding sequence TTGAGTATAGATTCAGCCCTTAAGAATATAGTTGAGAATATGCCCGATGCTCTCAAAACTGAACTTTTACATTATGCCGAATATTTGATCACTAAGTCTGACCAAACAGAAGAAGATAAACAAGCAGCAAAAGAATCTGTAACTGTTAAAAGAACTTTAGCTGGTTCAATGAAAGGAACTTTCGTTTTACCTTTAGCTAATGACTTTGATGCTCCCTGA
- a CDS encoding type II toxin-antitoxin system RelE family toxin produces MKVQYRKRFLKDLKALKNQPVYEKILQLAFRDLPNAKSLQDIGNVKPMKGATNRYRIRLGEYRLGIAVVDNNIEVMRLLHRREFYRYFP; encoded by the coding sequence TTGAAGGTTCAATATCGAAAAAGATTTCTCAAAGATTTGAAGGCATTGAAAAACCAGCCTGTTTATGAAAAAATTTTACAGCTTGCTTTTAGAGATTTACCCAATGCCAAGTCATTGCAGGATATTGGTAATGTCAAGCCAATGAAGGGAGCTACCAATCGCTACCGAATACGCCTTGGTGAATATCGATTAGGAATAGCAGTTGTTGATAATAACATTGAGGTAATGCGGCTCCTACACCGACGTGAATTTTATCGCTACTTTCCCTAA